gatagtccacagcacgtccggatccgccttaagattgaccaactagaatcgcccttaaggtactagaaaatttcggcacttttatgagcaagatgtgtgttttagttttctctcaaaaactcactttttgaatactttgaaacttattataaattgtgagccctagcctcatatttataggggtatggaaagggaatcgaaatcctattcagatacaaattaattaaacctagaatcctacaagaactctaattttaattaatttatcaaatagaattaggaatttaatcattaaccgaactctgcatgttttaggaaacgtgcacgaacacaaacacttgcacacacacgcacggctgccacgatgggccccatgcgtgcgcgcgagcagcagcccacgcagcgcccgcgcgcgctgtgcgcgctgcgcagcctgctgggcctggccttgcgctgggcctggcgtggctgtttgtgcggcgcgcttggcttgctgggcgatggcctggcttcgtgctgggcctcgtccggcaggcctcgtccgatgcttattcgtacgatgcgcttccgattaaattttccgattccggaattcatttccgatacgaacaatatttaatatttccgattccggaattaatttccgtttcgaacaaatatttaatatttccgtttccggaattattttccggttccggtaatatttccgattctgacaatatttccgtttccggcaatatttccgattctggcaatatttccatttccgataatattttccgatacgtaccatgtttccgtttccggcaacatctacgacttggataatatttatatttccgatacgatccatatttccgtttccggcaatatcatcgtttccggagtattcatttcttgcctgtgacgatcttagctcccactgaaaccaagatccgtcggttccgaatattcatagatggagtatttaatgccattaaatacttgatccgtttacgtactatttgtgtgaccctacgggttcagtcaagagtaagctgtggattaatatcattaattccacttgaactgaagcggcctctagctaggcattcagctcacttgatctcactgaattattaacttgttaattaatactgaaccgcatttattagacttaacatagaatgcatacttggaccaagggcattatttccttcagcttgcAAGTATAGTATAGCTTTCATTGAGTCTGTTTATTGTATTTGGTTGCAAAGAAATGCTAAGGTCTTTAGGGATCATGTTGATCCAGTTAAGACTGTTGTTAGCAAcattatgtttaatgttgagtgtAGATGTCAGTAGTAGCCTCTGTGCTCATTTGCTAGCTTGTGTTGGTTAGCTAGGTGCTTGGTTGTGTCTGTTGGACAGTTGGTGTTTTCAGAGTTTGTTAACACTCTGATTACTTGGTAAATAAAGCTcattattatttgccaaaaaaaaaaaaaaaaaatgcggATTATATTCGGTTTTTCCGTTAACATAAtaaattttaatcaactaaaatattatattgaataatctaaattaaaacagaaaattaaataataaaaaaaacaaataaattcgaaaatgataaaaatGAAATCAAACATCAGCAATACTGcaataacaataaaaaaaataaaaaaaaataaaaaaaaaattcaaaattcaaattgctTCTTCTTCCCCGCCCGCGCACACCATTTGCGTGCACTACCATGTCCACCGCGCACAGGCTGTGCGCCGGTGACATGGGGGTGGTGCACCATATCTGCACGACCCACATGTCACCGGCGCACAGCCTGTGCGCGGCGGACATGGTTGTGCACGCAAATGGTGTGCGCCatcgttttaattaaattaaaaaaaaaatcaattacctTATGCGCCGGCGGTAATGGAGGAGACAACGACGTCGATGTAGGTCTCTTCTTTGGAGCCATTGACGTTGACACCTTCACCAGCGAGAACCAGCGTCGTGGGCGGCGAAAAGGGGTGGGAATAATCTTCAAACGCCGCCGCGAAACAGGGCATTCAGGCGAGGGACGATTGAATTAGCGACCGGGTCGCGCAGCGCCGGCGAGAGGGTCTGTAACTCCGGCGATATTGCTTTGCTCCCCAGCGGCTATGGTACTTGCAAGAGGGGGATTTTTTTGACGCAATTCCGGTCGGGTTTGCTCGACAGACAGAATAGAGAAGGAGACACAAagatcactactacaaaacgcgTCATTTTTCGACGCTTTTTTGGCTAATTTTCGACGCCATACAGCGTCGGGAAAATTTTTCTCGACGCACCAAgtcagcgtcgagaatttggccGTAGAGAAATTCTCGACGCTTTGGGGCGTCGAGAATCTCGACGGTTTTTGTCGTCTACCGAATATCTTTGGCGCTAATCTGCGTCGAGAATCTCGACGGTGTTTGGTGTAGCTAAATATTTCTCGACGGTCATCTGCGTAGTAATATTTTTAGCGGGTTTACCAACAATTTTTTGCGCGAATCATGTTTCGACACTACAAAGCGTcgagaatttaatttaatatttttttttttagtcgtTCATGTTATCCCAAAGCAAAATCAACctgaaactaattaattaaaaccaaaccaaaaaaaTGCAATTAACTATATATATAGCACGAACAcatttaaaattataaatgaCAAGATTATTAATCTATATAATGTAATAATACGTATTAGCTCGCTCCAAatcatatcatatcatcaaATTAAGTTTAATTACACATGTCCAAACTATTAAATTAGCTAGCTACATATCTCCAAAACACAAATTTAATACCAAAAGGTTTGAACAAAGCATCTAAACAACAAAACAGCAGAAAATGTTAAGAGTACAGATCACTCCCTAACAACCAAACACAACAAACGCAATAAAAGGGTACGCAACATATGAGCTTCATAGTTTAAGGAGTTATGCATCATCCCTTAGATTCTTTTCTTCCACCATCATCATCTTGAAATGCATCCTTgaccttaaaaaaaatattaaaaacggTAAGTATATATTAATAGTTTCCCCAAAAGTGTAAAAATAAACTACGATAAGTCTACGGTAAAAATAAAACACACTTGTGACTGGAACTTTCGAATTAAAATGAACATGACTTATTTCGTATAGTTGTGCTAGAGTATTCTCTGTTTAGTCTTTTCAGCTAGCTTCTACATTCTAAATCTCAACTTAATTAGGTAAGAACCAATTCTTGTGAACCAATTCACACACTCATCAAAaaccctctttttttttccagaaacaaaaaagaaaatcccAATTTAGCAATGCTCAGCCAAGTTGGATTGTGGTATGAGGATAACTGATAGGATGAAGAGGGCTTCAGTTATTCAGTAGCTCAGCTTCACCTGTTAAACCCTCAACGTGTCTATCAAAATTCCGAAGCTTAAGAATACAAACCCAGACCTCTGCAGCAAATTTATATTTGAAGAACAAATCTTAATTAAACAACATTGCAAATTACACCTGCTAACCATGTGACAAACAAGATTTTAGGAGAAGCTTTAAGGTTGCAAACAACATTGCAAATTACACCTGCTAACCATGTGACAAACAAGATTTCTAGATGTTCTGTTCTGTTCAATTATGTTCTGTTCATGCAGAAGTTCATTTCTGTTCTCCTGAGTTCAACCAGTCCATTTAATTTGTTATGTGTTGCAAAGTTCAGTTCTGTATTTGTTCTGTTCCTGCAGATGTTCTTTTCTGTTCTGTGTTTGttcaattcttaactaaatacaGTCAGTCCATCTATCACACATTTAACATAACCAGTCATATAAAAACAGTAGAAAATGCTAAGTGAAAGGGTTTCAATAATACCGGAGGGTTAGCCATACGCAAGGCGGTTTGTGCAGCGTCTATAAGTTGTGTTGAAGCGTCTCCAATGCGAATGGATTCTAAAACTTGAGAAAACAACGATGTCATTGTCCTAATCAGCTTTGCATTCTCATCGCACTTGTCTTTTATCTCTTCATTTTTCTTATGAAGTtccttattctcttgcttcaaGCTTGATACCTCGACATTGATGCTATCCACTTCTATTACCTTCCTTTTTCCTTTACCAAACCCTGCTTTTCTGAGTGCACCACGCACCCCATAAATGTCACCTTTACGAACACCAAATCCATAACCTTGTGGTTTTTCAGGAATTTCTCCATTATATAGCGTAGCCTCGAAAGCCTCATTCTCGATCTCCTTAATTGACTTGGAGCCAGGAGGATAAAGAAGCTTTAAAGTTTCAGCCTTTGCCTTAACATCATCCTGCATAACATATACGAAAAATAAATGGGAGAATAAAATTATACAAAAGAAAGTACAAGCTAAGGGATAACCATCAGAACTTTACCAAAAAGTCTTCGGTGAATGTGCCATCGACAAAGGTTCCATCCTTCTTCTTATAACAAGCTAGCCAAAGTTCTATTAGGCTCATATCTTCTCCATGTTCATCTTCCTACAAGTAGCAATATATACATAGAAACAAGTTACATGCAATATTATAAAAAGACATATCACGGATATAAGTTTTTTTCTAGTTGGATTAATGGTATTATACATAATCAGCA
This genomic stretch from Spinacia oleracea cultivar Varoflay chromosome 3, BTI_SOV_V1, whole genome shotgun sequence harbors:
- the LOC130469493 gene encoding uncharacterized protein; translation: MIPRGQMLEAKDTEHPSICKVEIKSATGHFTESYSAVPEKIKIAFKQCHIQLSEYGKEARASLSQLHTNGGTSFANTRADYEDEHGEDMSLIELWLACYKKKDGTFVDGTFTEDFLDDVKAKAETLKLLYPPGSKSIKEIENEAFEATLYNGEIPEKPQGYGFGVRKGDIYGVRGALRKAGFGKGKRKVIEVDSINVEVSSLKQENKELHKKNEEIKDKCDENAKLIRTMTSLFSQVLESIRIGDASTQLIDAAQTALRMANPPVKDAFQDDDGGRKESKG